In a genomic window of Vigna angularis cultivar LongXiaoDou No.4 chromosome 6, ASM1680809v1, whole genome shotgun sequence:
- the LOC128197475 gene encoding uncharacterized protein LOC128197475, producing the protein MKPMQPPYPRGYDADAKCSYHGGGVGHSIERCLAFKYKVQALIDFGWLKFQEDKPSIEANPTIWALIKVGLLKGDYDVGITCALHPDDGHSIEECVEFEDILQDLLDRSLMQVCHKDNEEEVFTQIGVESDVTLPEPLMIHFTRTTPTSVAEGKPSVVIRAPSPFPYKSEKVVPWRYGAHALDEGKGTDPAIENISGIGGMTRSGRIFTPSMVTKEGTNNNETTMAAKAKEFLKGNGVQAEETPDKEEKKEISEEEACEFLKFIQQSEYKVVEQLNRMPARISLLELLMHSTSHRKLLMKILSEAHVEQGVSLNKFEGIIGNIIANNYLTFTDEEIPTKGRGHNKALHVFVKCLDHVIARVLMDNGSSLNVMPKTTLEKLPCDGMHMKPSSMIVRAAVRGK; encoded by the exons ATGAAGCCTATGCAGCCCCCATACCCTAGGGGTTATGATGCAGATGCCAAATGTAGTTATCATGGGGGAGGCGTTGGTCACTCAATTGAGAGGTGTTTGgcttttaaatataaagtgCAGGCTCTAATCGACTTTGGGTGGCTAAAGTTTCAAGAAGATAAACCTAGCATCGAGGCTAATCCCACTATCTGG GCGTTGATAAAAGTGGGCCTTTTAAAAGGTGATTATGATGTGGGTATAACGTGTGCGCTCCATCCGGATGATGGGCACTCTATTGAGGAGTGTGTTGAATTCGAAGATATTCTGCAAGACTTGCTTGACAGAAGTTTGATGCAAGTATGCCACAAGGATAACGAGGAGGAAGTTTTTACACAAATTGGTGTGGAATCTGACGTAACTCTGCCAGAACCGTTGATGATCCATTTCACTAGGACCACCCCTACATCAGTGGCTGAAGGAAAGCCGTCTGTCGTCATCCGGGCGCCATCCCCCTTTCCTTACAAAAGTGAGAAGGTCGTCCCTTGGAGGTATGGAGCACATGCGTTAGATGAGGGGAAAGGCACAGATCCAGCCATTGAAAACATATCAGGCATAGGTGGGATGACAAGAAGTGGTCGAATCTTCACACCATCAATGGTGACAAAAGAAGGAACCAATAATAATGAAACAACAATGGCCGCAAAAGCCAAGGAGTTCTTAAAAGGGAACGGTGTGCAGGCAGAAGAGACCCCTGAcaaggaagagaagaaagaaatatcTGAAGAAGAGGCTTGCgagtttttaaaattcatacaaCAGAGTGAGTATAAGGTGGTGGAACAATTGAATCGCATGCCCGCCCGGATCTCCTTGTTAGAATTGCTCATGCATTCTACCTCTCACAGAAAGTTGTTGATGAAGATACTTAGTGAGGCTCACGTGGAGCAAGGTGTTTCCCTGAACAAGTTTGAGGGTATTATTGGCAACATCATCGCTAACAATTACCTCACCTTTACTGATGAGGAGATACCCACTAAGGGGAGAGGGCATAACAAGGCTCTTCATGTCTTTGTGAAATGTTTGGATCACGTTATAGCACGTGTCTTGATGGACAATGGCTCCTCCCTGAACGTCATGCCAAAAACGACATTGGAGAAGCTACCCTGTGATGGAATGCATATGAAGCCAAGCTCTATGATTGTGAGGGCGGCAGTAAGAGGGAAGTGA